The DNA region GTGCAAGCGGTTCAAGCCGCGTACATCTTTACCGTAAGAACCTGCTTCGCGACGGAAACACTGCGTGTAAGCACAGTTCTTGATAGGAAGTTGCTTCTCTTCCAGAATCATGTCACGATAGATGTTTGTTACAGGAACTTCAGCTGTCGGAATAAGATATAAATCGTCTACTTCGCAATGGTACATCTGACCTTCCTTGTCGGGCAACTGGCCTGTTCCGTAACCGGAAGCGGCATTAACCACTGTCGGAGGCATGATTTCCAGATAACCGGCTTTGCGGGCTTCGTCCAGGAAGAAGTTGATCAACGCGCGTTGCAACTGCGCGCCTTTTCCTTTATAAACCGGGAAACCGGCTCCTGTTATCTTCACGCCCAAATCGAAATCTATCAAATCATATTTCTTTGTCAGTTCCCAGTGAGGCAGTGCGTCTTTGGGAAGTTCGGTTTCCATACCGCCCATTTTCTCTACTACATTATCTTCAGCACCTACACCTTCGGGTACTTCATCATAAGGTACATTAGGAATGGTATAGAGTAGATTCTGCATATCTTCGGCAGCCTGATCCATTTCCGCCTGCAAAGTCTTGTTGGCTTCTTTAAGTTCGGCTACACGGCTTTTGGCAGTTTCTGCTTCCTCTTTCTTTCCTTCTTTCATCAATTGTCCGATGGATTTGGAAATCGAGTTTACTTCAGAGAGGTTATTATCTAATACAGACTGTGTGCTACGTCTTTTGTCGTTAAAGGCAATTACCTGGTTTATTGTTTCTTTCGCATTTTTGAAATGCTTCTTTTCCAGTCCGCGGATCACCGCGTCGGTGTTTTCTGTAATTTGTTTGATGGTAAGCATATCTTGATACTTTGTTTTGATTAAAATCTTGATTTGAGAGCACAAAGATAGTGTAAATCAGAAGTAATACAAAAAAGAAACTATAAAAAGAAAGGGATGCAATCCATCAGATTGCATCCCTCATCTTTATTTTTTATTCTGAAACTTACGCTTCTGTGCTTTCGGCAGGGATTACAGATACATAACGTCTGTCTTCCTTGGTTACTTTGAACTGTACAGTTCCGTCTACTAAAGCGAAAAGAGTGTGGTCTTTACCCATACCGATGTTATTACCCGGGTGGAATTCAGTACCTCTTTGACGAATGATGATGTTGCCTGCTTTGCAAGCTTCGCCACCAAATATCTTAACGCCTAATCTCTTGCTCTGTGATTCGCGGCCGTTCTTAGAACTACCGACACCTTTTTTATGTGCCATTTCTTCTTACTGTTTTAAATTGATTAAGCTACTACTTCTGTAATTGTTAACTCTGTGAATTGTTGACGGTGACCGTTCAACTTGCGATGACCTTTTCTTCTTTTCTTGTGGAAAATGAGAACTTTGTCACCTTTTACCAGGCTGGATACAATCTGACAAACAACTTTTGCACCTTCTACAGTAGGAGCGCCTACAGTGATTGCACCGTCTTTGTCTACCAAAAGAACCTTGTCAAATTCTACTGTCGTACCGTTTTCTGCATTCTGGATGTGGTGTACAAACAGCTTTTTGCCAGCTTCTGCTTTAAATTGCTGACCGTTGATTTCTACAATTGCGTACATTTCTTATGTATGATCTATAAGTTAGCTCCGTCGGGTGGTCTCTAATCACTTAGAAAGCACTTTGTCGAACCCGGTGCGGAATAATCGGGCGCAAAAATACTTCTTTTCTTCGGAACAGGCAAGTGTTTTATCTTCTTTTTGCGGAAAAAATGGTTTACCTCCATTCTATGTAAGGAAAGCGGAACGGGAGTAGTTTCCCGCTTACAAGAAGTTAAGAGTTTGCTTGTAACCTTTTGGTAATCAGTGGTAAAATATTCTCTTGTATAAATCGGAATGTATATAAAACGTACTTGAGATCTGTTTGCTACGGAGCAGGTATGGTTCGGATCCTGTTTTGATGCGAACCATACCTGAAAAATTACAAAAGCGGCTTTAGTATATAGACCGCCGCAACTATCAGTGCCACTACAATAATGGCAAAGATAATAAGCAGTATCAAACTATAGAAGAACATCAGTATTGTAGTCCAGAAACTTCTCCACCAAGTATATCCATACAGTTGCTTATAATCCAGGCAGAAAAGGGCAAAGATGAATAATATGGGTAATTCGTATAAATCGTCTACCTGTGCACTGCCGTTGAAAGGAAGCACTATGATACTGAGCAAGAGTATCTGACAAGCAATGTAAGCCTGTATAAATACATGCTCTGTCAGATTATAGCGCAGTTTGTTCTTTTTACGACGGAAAGCCATAAGCGTTGCCAGAGCAAAGAGGGGTAATGTGGCGATAATACGGAATGCCTTGTTACCATGTCCCCAACTTTTTAGTAAATTCCATACTTTTTCCAGAAAAGGTGTATTGTGAATGGCTTTTTCAAGCTTATTAAATATTGATGACCCACCTTCCAGAAGTTCATCTATGAGTTCGTCATCTTCATCACCATTTATTTGGAGGGTGATGTTATCCTTTTTAAAGGTATTTGGGGTTTTCAGTTTTTCCAGATCCTGATTCAGTTCTTTTATTGTTTGGGCCAAAACCTCCTTTTGGTCTGGTTTCTTGGTCTCTTTCATCTGTTTCTGCAATAGCTCACGTGCAGCTATCAGATTCTTCTTCCGGATGTCCGTAGAATCTTCTGTTTCCAGATTTTCCAGTTTTTTATCCAGACCTTCTATCGTTTTATTCAGGATATTTTGGGTAGTCGGGTCTGTTGCTGTTTCTATACGTTTTTGCAATTGTTCACGTGCAGCGACTATTTCTTGCCTTTGAACTTCCGGAGTCTTTCCCTTTTTCTCTTTCAAGGCTTCAGGATCTACTAGTTGCACGGCCATGATGTAAAGGGCGGCAAGTACAAATAGTGTCTGGAAGGGGCGGAAGTATAAGATTCGTTTGCCGGCAATGAAGTCTCTGATCATGTATCCCGGGCGGTAGAGTAAATCCAGAAGTGTTCGACCAAAGCCATTGTCAATATTGGTGAATCCTCCCAATATATTTCTGAATGCATTACTGAAGCGGTAGCGGGGAGTGTTCCGGCTTTGACCGCAACGGTTGCAATAACTGCCCATATAGACAGTATCACAATTCAGGCAGATATTATCTTCTTCGCTGATGGGAGGGATTTCCTTTCCACGCACCATCTTGATGTGGAGAGCGCGAAGTCGTGCTTTGCAAGGAGACCACCAAGGTGAGATAAATTCCAAAACCCGGTTGGGGAGCACCCTGCGTTTGCTGAGAATGTACCAGAGCACCAGTATGAAACAATACATGAAAACATTGCTATCTTCCCCTTCTTCAAAAGACAGCCATAGCAATATTGTCAAAATCAGTATTTGCCAAATGTTGATCATCTTTCTTCTGCGGGGAGCGGGAGAAATGGGAGAAGCGGAAACAGCCGGAACCGCAGGCGTACTGACAACCGGATGTTGAGGTATCACTTTATTGGCAGTCGAGTCTTCGTTGTCAGCAGATTGTTTATCATGGGTCGGTTGCTCGTCATTTTCCAGTAGTTCTTCCAGTGAACTCATAATCTTCCAGTGTGGGTATTTGGCTAATTCTTCGGTGGTAGTTACTCCATGGGTTACACCTGCAAAGTCTACACCTGCAGCTTTGGCTGTGGCAGCATCTACTGTACTGTCACCAATATAGAGGGTTTCGGCTTTGGTGACGTGTAATTGTTTTATGGCAAGTAGCAAACCTTCGGGCGAAG from Bacteroides sp. MSB163 includes:
- the rpmA gene encoding 50S ribosomal protein L27 is translated as MAHKKGVGSSKNGRESQSKRLGVKIFGGEACKAGNIIIRQRGTEFHPGNNIGMGKDHTLFALVDGTVQFKVTKEDRRYVSVIPAESTEA
- the serS gene encoding serine--tRNA ligase, encoding MLTIKQITENTDAVIRGLEKKHFKNAKETINQVIAFNDKRRSTQSVLDNNLSEVNSISKSIGQLMKEGKKEEAETAKSRVAELKEANKTLQAEMDQAAEDMQNLLYTIPNVPYDEVPEGVGAEDNVVEKMGGMETELPKDALPHWELTKKYDLIDFDLGVKITGAGFPVYKGKGAQLQRALINFFLDEARKAGYLEIMPPTVVNAASGYGTGQLPDKEGQMYHCEVDDLYLIPTAEVPVTNIYRDMILEEKQLPIKNCAYTQCFRREAGSYGKDVRGLNRLHEFSKVELVRIDKPEHSRQSHKEMLDHVEGLLQKLELPYRILRLCGGDMSFTAALCFDFEVYSEAQKRWLEVSSVSNFDTYQANRLKCRYRSGEKKTELCHTLNGSALALPRIVAALLENNQTPEGIRIPKALVPYTGFEMID
- the rplU gene encoding 50S ribosomal protein L21 produces the protein MYAIVEINGQQFKAEAGKKLFVHHIQNAENGTTVEFDKVLLVDKDGAITVGAPTVEGAKVVCQIVSSLVKGDKVLIFHKKRRKGHRKLNGHRQQFTELTITEVVA
- a CDS encoding HAD-IA family hydrolase; the encoded protein is MGYTTYLFDFDYTLADSSRGIVTCFRNVLNKHGYTNVTDEDIKRTIGKTLEESFSILTGVTDEEQLAGFKSEYRKEADTHMTINTVLFLETKSVLLALKDAGAFIGIISTKYRYRIKEMLDQHFPGSFFNIIVGGEDVQTAKPSPEGLLLAIKQLHVTKAETLYIGDSTVDAATAKAAGVDFAGVTHGVTTTEELAKYPHWKIMSSLEELLENDEQPTHDKQSADNEDSTANKVIPQHPVVSTPAVPAVSASPISPAPRRRKMINIWQILILTILLWLSFEEGEDSNVFMYCFILVLWYILSKRRVLPNRVLEFISPWWSPCKARLRALHIKMVRGKEIPPISEEDNICLNCDTVYMGSYCNRCGQSRNTPRYRFSNAFRNILGGFTNIDNGFGRTLLDLLYRPGYMIRDFIAGKRILYFRPFQTLFVLAALYIMAVQLVDPEALKEKKGKTPEVQRQEIVAAREQLQKRIETATDPTTQNILNKTIEGLDKKLENLETEDSTDIRKKNLIAARELLQKQMKETKKPDQKEVLAQTIKELNQDLEKLKTPNTFKKDNITLQINGDEDDELIDELLEGGSSIFNKLEKAIHNTPFLEKVWNLLKSWGHGNKAFRIIATLPLFALATLMAFRRKKNKLRYNLTEHVFIQAYIACQILLLSIIVLPFNGSAQVDDLYELPILFIFALFCLDYKQLYGYTWWRSFWTTILMFFYSLILLIIFAIIVVALIVAAVYILKPLL